Proteins from a genomic interval of Planctomycetota bacterium:
- a CDS encoding response regulator: protein MAGDDPVSHEDGGSPERPLLLVADDRPPTLRSLAERLDPAHYEVAVQPFGEDALRYVRERGPRAVVLNAERLYMDGHAPAEQIRAACPHTRILFLDEDGGWLLFIEPSGAEATDLLIHPCPAEEMTAALEEILRSPPRSPESAT from the coding sequence TTGGCCGGAGACGACCCCGTGTCGCACGAAGACGGCGGCTCACCCGAACGCCCTCTCCTTCTGGTCGCGGACGACCGGCCGCCGACCCTGCGCTCCCTTGCGGAACGCCTGGACCCCGCGCACTACGAAGTGGCCGTCCAGCCTTTCGGGGAGGATGCCCTGCGCTACGTCCGCGAGCGCGGCCCCCGGGCGGTCGTCCTGAACGCCGAGCGCCTCTACATGGACGGGCACGCGCCGGCCGAGCAGATCCGCGCCGCCTGCCCGCATACCCGGATCCTCTTCCTGGATGAGGACGGCGGCTGGCTCCTCTTCATCGAGCCCTCGGGGGCGGAGGCGACCGACCTTCTCATCCATCCGTGTCCCGCCGAGGAGATGACCGCCGCGCTTGAGGAGATCCTCCGTTCGCCTCCCCGGAGCCCCGAATCCGCTACTTGA
- a CDS encoding DUF3568 family protein has product MKRLIPGLLGAAALALTSCSPRTRDYGTGLNTIERTYPRPVRETWDAALAAVQDFGLTIESDRHDEMGGELKARRADGRSVFVHVRAAGQGSTAVAVRVEPGDRAQAEMIHDRIAKALGAAGQTFLPRRPSGPEF; this is encoded by the coding sequence ATGAAGAGACTCATCCCCGGGCTCCTGGGTGCCGCCGCCCTGGCGCTGACCTCCTGCTCGCCGCGCACGCGGGACTACGGTACGGGACTCAACACGATCGAACGTACCTACCCCAGGCCCGTTCGCGAGACGTGGGACGCCGCCCTGGCCGCCGTCCAGGACTTCGGCCTCACGATCGAAAGCGATCGCCACGACGAGATGGGCGGGGAACTGAAGGCGCGCCGCGCCGACGGCCGCTCGGTATTCGTTCATGTCCGCGCCGCCGGACAAGGCTCCACCGCCGTCGCCGTCCGCGTCGAACCGGGCGACCGCGCCCAGGCGGAGATGATTCACGACCGGATCGCCAAGGCGCTCGGCGCGGCCGGTCAGACGTTTCTGCCCCGACGGCCGTCCGGACCCGAGTTCTGA
- a CDS encoding amylo-alpha-1,6-glucosidase, whose product MEEIIRVKDQYYILATSPRVDDRTQVLKHGDTFAVFSLNGDIAPVGQGEQGLYHEGTRFLSRLQLRLNSDRPLLLSSAVREQSAVLVVNLTNPDVSDGDRVVLPRNTLHLFRVSFLWQGVCYERVRVRNFALHEVRVAPTFLFAADFADIFEVRGVRRDRRGRFLPPETGSDEVILGYLGLDGVRRSVRARFFPAPAEVSADRVRFEMTIPPKGEESLTAVFSCEVEPARPAPVPYDVALHDVSSEIGRMRLGDARVETANVHFNDLLDRSMTDLHIMITRTPQGPYPYAGIPWFSTVFGRDGIITALQYLWVKPELARGVLGFLASCQATEDSPEQDAEPGKIIHEMRRGEMAALGEIPFGRYYGSVDATPLFVLLAGAYYGATGDLGFVRTIWPNIVAALEWIDRHGDRDGDGFVEYARRSSHGLTAQGWKDSHDSVFHEDGELAEGPVALCEVQGYVYAARRHAAVLAEALGEPGRAEALRRKAEDLRRRFEEAFWCEDLSLYALALDGRKRPCRVRTSNAGQVLFTGIAAPDRARRMAEVLMDESFFSGWGIRTVAASEARYNPMSYHNGSVWPHDNGLVARGFARYGIAAKGIQRILMGLADASTYSHLHRLPELFCGFRRRSGEGPTLYPVACSPQAWSAGSVFMLLEACLGLSVDARRAEVRLVRPALPEILPSVTLRNLRVGPASLDLHFHRRARDVEVDVLSRRGDVEIVIVK is encoded by the coding sequence ATGGAAGAGATCATCCGCGTCAAGGACCAATACTACATCCTGGCGACCTCGCCGCGGGTGGACGACCGCACCCAGGTCCTCAAGCACGGCGACACGTTCGCCGTCTTCAGCCTCAACGGCGACATCGCTCCCGTCGGACAGGGCGAGCAGGGCCTCTACCACGAGGGGACGCGGTTCCTGAGCCGCCTTCAGCTCCGCCTGAATTCGGACCGGCCGCTTCTCCTGAGTTCCGCGGTGCGCGAGCAGAGCGCCGTCCTTGTCGTCAACCTGACCAATCCCGACGTCTCGGACGGAGACCGCGTGGTCCTGCCGCGCAACACGCTGCACCTTTTCCGGGTGAGCTTTCTCTGGCAGGGCGTCTGCTACGAGCGGGTCCGTGTGCGCAATTTCGCCCTTCATGAAGTCCGCGTGGCGCCCACGTTTCTGTTCGCCGCCGATTTCGCGGACATCTTCGAGGTGCGCGGCGTCCGCCGCGACCGGCGGGGACGCTTCCTGCCGCCGGAAACCGGTTCCGACGAGGTCATCCTGGGATACCTGGGGCTCGACGGCGTTCGCCGGAGCGTCCGCGCCCGGTTCTTTCCCGCCCCGGCCGAAGTGTCCGCCGATCGCGTCCGCTTCGAGATGACGATCCCGCCCAAGGGCGAGGAAAGTCTCACGGCCGTCTTTTCCTGCGAGGTCGAGCCCGCCCGTCCGGCGCCGGTCCCGTACGACGTGGCCCTCCACGACGTCTCGTCGGAGATCGGGCGGATGCGGCTGGGGGACGCGCGGGTCGAAACCGCCAACGTGCACTTCAACGATCTCCTGGATCGGTCGATGACCGATCTGCACATCATGATCACGCGGACACCGCAGGGCCCCTACCCCTACGCGGGAATTCCGTGGTTCAGCACCGTTTTCGGGCGCGACGGCATCATCACGGCCCTCCAGTACCTCTGGGTCAAGCCGGAGCTGGCGCGCGGCGTCCTCGGGTTCCTGGCTTCGTGCCAGGCCACGGAGGACAGTCCCGAGCAGGACGCGGAGCCCGGAAAGATCATCCACGAGATGCGCCGAGGGGAGATGGCGGCGCTCGGGGAGATTCCCTTCGGGCGCTATTACGGCAGCGTGGACGCGACGCCTCTTTTTGTTCTGCTGGCGGGGGCCTACTACGGGGCCACGGGCGATCTGGGTTTCGTGCGGACGATCTGGCCGAACATCGTGGCGGCGCTGGAGTGGATCGATCGTCACGGGGACCGCGACGGCGACGGGTTCGTGGAGTACGCGCGGCGGTCTTCCCACGGTCTGACCGCCCAGGGATGGAAGGATTCGCACGACTCGGTCTTCCACGAGGACGGCGAGCTGGCGGAGGGGCCGGTCGCCTTGTGCGAGGTCCAGGGGTACGTCTACGCCGCCCGGCGTCACGCGGCGGTTCTGGCCGAGGCGCTGGGGGAGCCGGGGCGGGCCGAGGCCCTGCGGCGGAAGGCGGAGGACCTTCGGCGGCGCTTCGAAGAGGCGTTCTGGTGCGAGGATCTCTCGCTCTATGCGCTGGCGCTGGACGGCCGCAAGCGTCCGTGCCGTGTCCGGACGTCCAACGCGGGGCAGGTGCTCTTTACGGGGATCGCCGCGCCCGATCGGGCCCGCCGGATGGCCGAGGTGCTGATGGACGAGAGCTTCTTCTCGGGCTGGGGAATCCGCACGGTCGCCGCTTCGGAAGCGCGCTACAACCCGATGTCCTACCACAACGGATCCGTCTGGCCCCACGACAACGGACTCGTCGCGCGCGGTTTCGCCCGCTACGGGATCGCCGCCAAGGGCATTCAGCGCATCCTGATGGGGCTGGCCGACGCCAGCACCTACTCGCACCTCCACCGGCTGCCCGAGCTTTTCTGCGGTTTCCGCCGCCGCAGCGGGGAGGGACCGACGCTCTACCCTGTGGCCTGTTCCCCTCAGGCGTGGTCCGCCGGATCCGTCTTCATGCTCCTGGAGGCCTGCCTGGGGCTGTCCGTGGACGCGCGGCGGGCGGAAGTGCGCCTGGTCCGGCCGGCTCTCCCCGAGATCCTTCCGAGCGTCACCCTCCGGAACCTCCGGGTCGGCCCCGCGTCGCTGGACCTTCACTTCCATCGGCGCGCCCGCGACGTGGAGGTGGACGTGCTGTCGCGCCGGGGCGACGTGGAGATCGTGATCGTCAAGTAG